The following nucleotide sequence is from Rubrobacter radiotolerans DSM 5868.
ACGCTCCGGGTTCGGACTCGTCCGGCTCGCCGCGCCGGAAGCTGCCGGTCGTGGTCGGGCTCGGGAACCCGGGCCGCCGCTACGAGCGGACCCGTCACAACGTCGGGTTCCTCGTGGCGGACGAGCTCGCCCGCCGCTACGGCGGCTCGTGGCGCGCAAGGAAGCGCTCGGAGGTCGCGGAGGTCGGCTTCGACCTCAAGAACCTGACCCTGATCAAGCCCCAGACAATGATGAACAACTCCGGCGCGGCGCTTGCGGGCTACCGGGCCGAGGACGTGATCGTGGTCCACGACGAGCTCGACATCCCGGCCGGGGACGTGCGGGTGAAGGTCGGCGGGGGACACGGGGGCCACAACGGCCTGCGCTCCATCACGAACAACGTCGGTCGCGAGTTCGTGCGCGTCCGGGTCGGCATCGGCCGTCCTCCGGAGGGCGTCTCCGTCACGGACTACGTTCTCGGCGGGATGGACCGCGACGTGAAGGACGCCGTCCCGAAAGCCGCCGAC
It contains:
- the pth gene encoding aminoacyl-tRNA hydrolase gives rise to the protein MPVVVGLGNPGRRYERTRHNVGFLVADELARRYGGSWRARKRSEVAEVGFDLKNLTLIKPQTMMNNSGAALAGYRAEDVIVVHDELDIPAGDVRVKVGGGHGGHNGLRSITNNVGREFVRVRVGIGRPPEGVSVTDYVLGGMDRDVKDAVPKAADAVEKILTDGPERAMDVFNRRD